A window from Canis lupus baileyi chromosome 4, mCanLup2.hap1, whole genome shotgun sequence encodes these proteins:
- the RPS24 gene encoding small ribosomal subunit protein eS24 isoform X2, translating to MNDTVTIRTRKFMTNRLLQRKQMVIDVLHPGKATVPKTEIREKLAKMYKTTPDVIFVFGFRTHFGGGKTTGFGMIYDSLDYAKKNEPKHRLARHGLYEKKKTSRKQRKERKNRMKKVRGTAKANVGAGKK from the exons ATG AATGACACAGTAACTATCCGGACCAGGAAGTTCATGACCAACCGACTGCTTCAGCGGAAACAGATG GTCATTGATGTTCTTCACCCCGGGAAGGCAACAGTACCTAAGACAGAAATACGGGAAAAACTAGCCAAAATGTACAAGACCACACCAGATGTCATATTTGTATTTGGATTCAGAACCCATTTTGGTGGTGGCAAGACAACTGGCTTTGGCATGATTTATGATTCCTTGgattatgcaaagaaaaatgaacccaaacaTAGACTTGCAAGA CATGGCCtgtatgagaagaaaaagacttcaaGAAAACAGCGCAAAGAACgtaaaaacagaatgaagaaagtcaGGGGGACTGCAAAAGCCAACGTTGGTGCTGGCAAAAAG
- the RPS24 gene encoding small ribosomal subunit protein eS24 isoform X1, translating to MNDTVTIRTRKFMTNRLLQRKQMVIDVLHPGKATVPKTEIREKLAKMYKTTPDVIFVFGFRTHFGGGKTTGFGMIYDSLDYAKKNEPKHRLARHGLYEKKKTSRKQRKERKNRMKKVRGTAKANVGAGKKKE from the exons ATG AATGACACAGTAACTATCCGGACCAGGAAGTTCATGACCAACCGACTGCTTCAGCGGAAACAGATG GTCATTGATGTTCTTCACCCCGGGAAGGCAACAGTACCTAAGACAGAAATACGGGAAAAACTAGCCAAAATGTACAAGACCACACCAGATGTCATATTTGTATTTGGATTCAGAACCCATTTTGGTGGTGGCAAGACAACTGGCTTTGGCATGATTTATGATTCCTTGgattatgcaaagaaaaatgaacccaaacaTAGACTTGCAAGA CATGGCCtgtatgagaagaaaaagacttcaaGAAAACAGCGCAAAGAACgtaaaaacagaatgaagaaagtcaGGGGGACTGCAAAAGCCAACGTTGGTGCTGGCAAAAAG